DNA sequence from the Urocitellus parryii isolate mUroPar1 chromosome 12, mUroPar1.hap1, whole genome shotgun sequence genome:
atatttccCAATTAAGGCATCATTTTCATTCTCAAAGGCATCATTAACTGGTAGTAGATctcatctttaaattaaaaaaaaaaaaatactacttttcACTACAAAGCCTTCCATTACAATCATaagattttcaatgtttttatattaacatgTTCTGCAATAATTAAAAGGACTTTTGCTATTACCTTTCGAACATTAATGCCTGTAGTTTTTTCTCCTTGGGCATGCCGATTTCTTAGTTCTGTTACTGTAGAAATGGGATTCAGGCCAGCATTTTCAGCTAGTGTAGATGGAATGACTTCCATAGCATCTGCGAAAGCACGAACACAATAGGATTCCATGCCACTCAGTGTTCGTGAATATTCAGTCAATCGTAGGGCCAACTCTATTTCTGGAGCACCACCTCCTGCAATAAGCGccctgaaaatacaaaatatgtttagCTTATTTTAATCCAACAGAAagctatttttaataatttatgatttatactttaaaaaaaagcccaaatatagtttttttttgtttgtttgtttttttgcggGGGGAACATATAGATtactgggaagtgaacccaggggtactttactacaGACTCATATCCCCAActctcttttttttgagacacagtccAAGTTGCCGAAGCTATCCTTGAACTGGGTGATCCTCCTGCTGTGTCTCAATCTTTGAgctgaataactgggattacaggtgtgtgccactgtgcccagcaaaatgttgtttctctatttttatgtggttgctgaggattgaacccagtgtctcacacacacactagacaatcgctctaccactgagccacaactccagccccaaatatAGAAGTTTTAATGTTCAAACTATTACTTAGTTAATGTTAACATTTACATTACCTCTTCTTCACTAAGCAGCGAACAACACACAGGGCATCATGAATGGAGCGCTCAGCTTCTTCAATCACCAGTTTATTAGAACCACGAACCACAATTGTAACAGTTTTTCCAGGGCTTGCACAGCCTGTAATCTTTAGTAAACAACTTTCAGAATAGGTATCTGAggcaaagatgaaaaataaaacctaaagcCAACCCAGGTGAACGAAAGCTAATTATCATAATAAACACTAGTTACCTTGAGCAGTTTGCCAGACCCATTTAAATTGATCTCTTCAGCTAATTCAGCAGAACCCAGCATGTCAGCAGTGAATTGGTCAATATGAGCAACTGGTTTGGTTCCAATTGTCTAAATCAAAGAATCAAATCCTCAAATTATCACATTTATTTGATCAATGAACACTCTACATAAACAGATGTTAATATTTTACCTTACAAATGAATTCAATGTCTTCTCTTTCAATATCCTTAATCACCATAATCTTCATCTTATTCAGAAAATGTAACGCAAGATCACTAAGAGcatctctaaaatacaaaattagtatTTAGTTAatactaattaaaatacattttgctattcaagagcttttttttttggaggggttgTGGGGAGGGTTACTTGGGAttgaaactcaggggcactcaactactgccacatccccattcctattttgtattttatttagagacagggtctcactgagttgcttagagtctcactttTGTGGGCTCTGAACTcgagatcctgctgcctcagcctctggagccgctaggattacaggtgtacaccatcatgcctggctcaatagcttttaagctttaaaattattttatgttgttcAAATGGCCAATTTTTACATTaagtttaaaattctaaaatcaatTTCCAATTCTACTGAAAATTATTATAActgtgaaactttttaaaatggactTTCTCCCAATACCATAAACCACGAGAGAATTAGATCATTTTTGTTAATAAGTGCATTTTTGTAATTCAAAGTTTAATGATACTTCATGAATTTAGAAATGTGATTCAGACTCTAGAAATTTACACTTTCCCACAAATTATCTGGAAGGATCCTTTTAACAACCCTATGACACTGAAAAGGTAGATATTACTATCTGTTTCAATTATCTCTGTTGAACTTGCAGATTGAGTTTTAGGTGCAATTTATTCAAGGTCACTAACTATTATATAACTTGGAACTGTCTTCCAATTGCCCATCAAGGACTCTACAAAAATATCCATAGTACTTTCTGGTATAACAAACCAATGGAGGAAAACAGGAATGTGCCTACCtgtcagaaagaaaatatcaaaggaggaaaaaaagggatCAGTCACACTTTGGAGAATTCCTTTGATCTATTTACTATCTAAacatttccaggaaaataaaatttaaaaaatttaatttttgatatttatttattttttaaacaatattgttaaattgctcaggctggccctggacttttttttttaatctttctttttttggtgtagatggacatgatgcctttaatttatttacttttatgtggtgctgaggattgaacccagtgcctcatacttgataggcaagtgctctaccactgagctacaaccccagccctggccttgaacttttaatcctcttgcctcaaccttctgagtagctgggattacaggtgagcccAACTGCATGCAacttagcttttaaaaaacaaggGATTTCATTTACTTGCTATTAAAGAccttggtggtacacacctgtaattttagCAACTTGAGGAtcgaaagtttaaagccagcctgagaaacttagtaaCATCCTAAGTAACtgacttagaccctgtctcaaaaaaaaaaaaaaaaaaacaaccagtttgaataaataaatatacaaatagataaaatagataGCACTGGGTatgtagtagctcagtggtaaagtatccccggggtcaatccccaataccaaacaaAACCATGGTCTAGTAAGATTATATACCCCATATTATactaaatggaaaagaaaacaccttttaaaaaaaattacagaattgagtaaatttctttctttttttttcagttctcgaTGGACcttcatttatatgtgatgctaagaatcaaactcagtgcctcacacatgctgggcaagcactctaccattgagctacaactccagctcaaGAAAccacttattaatattttttaaatatttatttttttaattgtagttagacacaatacctttatttcacttatttatttttatgtggtgctaaggatcgaacccagtggtctcatgcatgcaaggcaagcactcaaccattgagttacaaccccagcccaccactttttattattaataaaaatataataatgctCTAAAATATAGATTCACTCTATGTTTCTTGTGACTTACTCAGCtcaccatttcttaaaaatacaaaaccaaaaacaaacaaacaaaaaactctagTGGGGAAATCACAGTATTTTGTGTAGTTATAATgcactagtaaaaaaaaaaaaaaaaaataaggggggaaaaagtaaagaaatgctAGTTAGGGCTGGTTCAATGGTAAAACATTTGCCTGGCCTGTGAGATACTCTGGGAATCAGCTAGTAGTTATCcaaaatcaataataattaaGAGATGAACAAAACACAGTCCCACCTTAGGATAGACTTCTGTATCAGAAGGACATTACatcctgtttttttaatttgcttcactaaatttaaaatataggctctctcttctcgCAGTACTCGGTCCATCTGGGCATAGTCGGAAACTACTATTTGATTATCcatctgtttaaaaaaagaacttattaATAGTATGTACAGTTAAAAGATTTCAAGTCAgaagaattttaagtaaaattatatataaagtcaatgaaaaaatcatacaaaacaaTAGACACACATAGAAAAGTCTggaaaaatacacatatacacacacttcaGTCTTTTACTCAACTATATCCACTATTgtcttataaaaaaattttaaagctcaGCGCCTACTTGTAATCCTTTAAACTCCAGAGGTCTGGTAGGAAAATTATAAGTTTGAGGCAGCCTCAATAATacagtaaggccctaagcaacttagtgaaatcctgtctcaaaataaaaaacagaatatatagctcagtggcaaagtactcctgggttcaatccctaataccaaaaaaataaataaataaaacaacaaaaaaacccaaacatttttGATAATCATGTAAGGAATGGCAAtctttttcacataaatattctctctctttccacacacacatactcacctATAAACAGCTTCAGTTGCATCTTTTTTACTCTATGGCTTTTCAAAAAAGTGTGCAGGGCACAGcagtgcacatctataatctgagccacttgggaggcttaggcaggaggatcacaagttcaaagccagctttagcaacttagtgaagccctaagcaactcagcgagaccctgttgTCTCAAAATCAgtaataaaggactggggatatggctcagtgttttaagtgcccctgggttcaatgtgcACTACCATTAATGAATAAGTAATGATATGCCGAGAAGTAGCAAGGACAAATCCCTTTATGTTACCACATTAAACTACATTAATTTTTGTAAGGGTGAAACTTTAaagagacaaaatacaaaataggaaaccGGTATGGTAACATAAGGAATTACGAGAGCAAATCTTGAGATGTTAACCACCTCTTTGAGAGAATGGCACTCATACTAATAGATACTGGACTATCTTAAGTAAAAAGCAATTTCTTCATAATGTATAAAAGCAAACTGATTTAAGGTTCCATTTATATAAGAAACATTGGTAGCAACTGCACAGGTGAAGTTCCTGTTCTGAAAAAGCTAGAAAGAATCTGAAAATTCCACAAACATTGTAACTTATCCTTTTATTTGATACATATTTCCAATCATAATTTATGTTCTAATGTGAAGTATATCACAGAATTTCAATGATTATTCAATTAAGGCTACAGTCTTGTCACCAGTGATAACAACACTATTTTTGTCTCAGTTTATGGATCCATTTGAGATTTATAggtttgttttgttggtgttaagAATCAAACCAGAGCCTTGCATAAGATATgcaatactttaccactgagctacccaagccaagatttttttttaatcactagtatcaacatccccccccccccaaaggtgATGAGGAATGATTGagaccagtgagctatatcctcagcccttcctaaaaatttattttggtacagggtggggtgggggtgggggtattaaacccagaggcacttaaccactgagccacatccccagcccatttaaatatttagagacaAAGCCTTGttcagttgttgaggctggctttgaactctcaatccaagccaccgggattacaggcatacaccactgtgcccagtcttttctaatttttgagaCCCGAGCTCaccaagttgcctaggctggtctcaaatacAACTCTTCTGCTTTAGcatcctgagcagctgggattacaacaTGTATCACTACATCCAGTAGcattttctatctttattttaatgaataaacacCTCAGTTactaaaaagtcaaataataaaaaggaaaccaGTTTCATTTGGAATCTACTTACATCAGTTTTGGGAGCAGATAAGCAAAATTGAATAAGCCCAATTTTGGCTTTTTCGACTCTGTTTATGCCCGAATTTGCCACTTTTTGGGTGAGAACTAGTCCTTCCACCAATTCACAGTCATCAATTGTtccactaaaaggaaaaaaataaaataaaatagaagtggtgaaaatcTGAAAGTTTAACCAGTCTTGAATAGATTAAAAATCATCAATCCAATCATCAGCCTCACATTAGTATCCCATTCCCAGAATACTCTGATCTTCTATTGTCTTACCATAATAAGGGAATATAAATAACAGTTTGAGATTCCTATATGAACATATGttctcaagaaaacaaaacaagaaagaaagcaagctttGTGACTTTCATCTAGGTATTTTTCATttaactagatttatttttgaCAATATGAAAGTTATAAGAGACTTATAGAGATGCTTACCCAAGCTTCTTAACTATTTTAATATCTCTTAGGTCTACACTAGTAGCCGTGGCTGGATCAATCACTTTCATCACTGCATTTACACTCATTGGAGAAAGCAGACTTGAATACTGAGAGACAAcctaaaattattgaaaaagaaaaaaaaaaacagattgaatTCTTATCTCCTTTTTTGGGTGGGATGGGGAAAGAAAACCACATGATTGGACACTGTATATAAAATTGCCTTGTTCAGCCAGGGGCACAGACTAAAAAtacccatttgtttttcttttcttttttttaaaattaatatagtatCTGGGACTGTCCCGATTACCAAAAGTTTTATAGGATACCCAAAAGAGCATCCTACTAATTTTATATGGAGGTTTCCTACCTAAAATAAACATGTGATCAAGTTATGCGTGTAATATTGAGGGGCTGGCAAAACAGCTAATGGTTAACATTTATTGGTCACTCATTATATACAGAAAGTGGCTATAGcacattatatattatttgttttgtttttggtgttagggATCTAATCCAGAtacttgtgcatgcaaggcaagcactctaccaactgagctatatccccagccctcacttcaCATATTATTAACCTCATTCACtcactctcttcttttttccaggGCCaaagactgaactcagggccctgtgtatgctaggcaagcactctgccactgaactaacAACTGGACTAAAACAGAGGCCAAGTCAtatgcccaaagtcacacaactTAGTTGTGAAGCCAGCAATGAACATGAACGGTGTAGATTCTATAACTAGTGCTTGTAACCATTATGCCATATTAGTTCTGGGGAGTATTCAACATCATTTAATGTCACTAATACTATCTAGCTTTCCActtaacatttaaagaaaatgaatatgtgGATTTAATACcgaaatttttatattataaatgttcCCCAAAATGTAAAAGTTCATCCCCTGCTTTAAAGCTAtaactaaaaaccaaaaatggACTTAATACATATTACTCTCTTTTGTTAGCCCTATCGATactttaaattcataatttaatcCAATTCAGTTTTACAATTTAGTTACCTAGTCTCTCAAGACTTAACCATTCCCTCGGGCTTGTCTCACCTTTGAATTTAATGAAGTGGTTGCACTATTCAACAAAGTTTCTCTGTCACTCAGTTCCACAGGTCGAGACATGTCAGTCAAAACTTCAATACCCTTTTCCAAAGCTTTCTGGAATGACTCGGAAATGATGGTTGGATGAATTCCTGACATTTATGAAAGTCTAGTTACTTAATTGTAACAGATAATCTACGTcatgacttaaaatttttctacTCATTAAAATATCACTcacaaatactttttctttcttgtggtgctggggaatgaacccagggcctcacatgtcaggcaagtgctacAGCTCTGAGCTATATTTATCCCCAgtccacaaatatttaaaaaaaaaaatttttttttaagatcgacagaatgcctttattttattcatttatttttatgtgggtgctgaggatcaaacccagtgcctcctgcatgctaggcaagcattcgctctgccactaagctacagtcccagcctcCACAAATATTCTTAATACAAACTAATTTATGCTTCTGTTAGAAACATCaagatttatataaatttaactgCTAACCTTGGCTAATAATTTACTTTTACTTAATCTGAAACAAATTCATGTAGATACTGAAGGTTGAGaccaagttttatatttttcaaaacatcacatgTCTACATAATAAATAAGAGTAACAGGAAAATCACTACTATGATTAAGCACTATTTACCAAAGAACCCTCATTTTCCCTCCCAAATCATATCTTATCTCACAATCtaagattaataaaaataataccaccTCTTCATTTCTGAAAAGTAAAACTCTACTGAGTactatatggaaaaaagaaatgtggcaaaAACCAGAAGCAAAACAGCTAAATCTAAAATTTCCTGGTAAAAACAGTAACTATTTCTAATCAGTATTATTTTACTTAAGATAACTTGGCttcctctaaattttaaaaaacttttctgcttttttattcAGTAATAAATTACCTCCTACCTACCTTTCTGAAGAAGCTTGGTACAGGAATCTAAGAGAGAGCCAGCAATGATGACCACTGATGTGGTGCCATCTCCTGCTTCTATATCTTGAGCTTTAGACAGCTCCACAAGCTAAGTGAACAGAACATGGCAAATGACTCAGTAAAAAATGAGAACCCAATAACATCAAATTCTCACATCAATCACAAACTGAAATTAAAGATTCAACATAATTCTTACCTTCTAATTTGTTGTCTGActtggatttcattttaaaatgaaagctgTACATTTGTAGTACAAGacattcttataaaattttatacaagGCCATATTATGATTTCTGATCCAGATTGTGGTGTAAAGAGAAGTTCTCaaaaaattctctgaaaagtTGTcatcgggctggggatatagctcagttggtagagtgcttgccttgcatgcacaaggccctaggttcaatccccagcatatctctctctctctctctctctctctcacacacacacacacacacacacacacacacacacacacacgttgtcAAAAAGCATcaatggctgggcacagtggtgcatgcctgtaattctagcatttcgggggggggggtctatggcaggaggatctcaagttcaaatccagcctctgcaacttagtgagaccttgtctcaaaaaacaaagtgaaaacaaacaaaaaaacccaaagcatTGATATTGCCAGACAGAGTGGCATACATAATCACAgcaacttgagaagctgagggGATACACATCAACAGTAAAGTATTCCAGCACCAAAAAGTATGAAAATTGTATCATAGGTACCACATAGTCTTGCAAGTTATGAAATGAGGCATTCCAGATAAGGATGAAATATCAGTTTAAAGTCCTTTACCAAGCTTACCAGAACCTACCTCATATGAGCACaatctgattatttttaaaagtcatctttataaaattaaagggtcttttgttttgagatgagtatctcactatgttgccacgACTAGACTCAAGGAATTTTTCGGGTTCAGCATGAGTGCCTGGACTACAGGCAGACAAACTATGCCTATCACAACATTTTAATAGATATGGCCTTTTTTTTACCCCCCAACCAATATGACTTCTCACTTGACATGTGAATCACAATTTTGACCCTTTgttaaatcagtattttaaataaatgtcaatgtaaattttgacaaatttattttatacacaATTAAAATTATTCTGTTGTCTGTTTGGCTGGAATTTTGTggagtcctgggtttaatccctagcactacaaaaacaaattgtTATCTTTCAGCTAATGCTCATTATACTAATAATCTAtactaaaaaaagatataatttatgtttttatcttcTCCTCCTCAACTGTAAAGCACATTCTTATGGACAAGGACAAGGTTACTCATGTTTTACTAGCATCACTCTGAAGAGatacataattttcttaaaatcgTACCTAgttaacataaagaaaaaaatttaccatGTTTAAATGCTATAATGTgaccaaataaacaaatttaactCTTTACCAAATAagcaaattaaactttatcaaatATCAAACAATATACTAAAATACACAAATTTCACCTATAATTATACTTACCATTCTGGCTGCTGGATGCAATACTTGCATCTGTTTCAAAATGGTGGCCCCATCATTTGTAATGGTCACATCACCTTTTCCATCTTGAAtctggaagtttttttttaaagttatatttcaaTGTGACACCATAAAAGTTCTATTAAATTTAATACTTCAGAGAAATTCATTTACGTCTATACAGagtttaatttcaaattctttcCTTACATTggcaaaaaaaatctaagaacagCCTAACTTTACAAAAGAATAATTGGCTTTATTCAGAGTACTttga
Encoded proteins:
- the Cct4 gene encoding T-complex protein 1 subunit delta, translating into MPENMAPRSGAPAGASGGRGKGAYQDRDKPAQIRFSNISAAKAVADAIRTSLGPKGMDKMIQDGKGDVTITNDGATILKQMQVLHPAARMLVELSKAQDIEAGDGTTSVVIIAGSLLDSCTKLLQKGIHPTIISESFQKALEKGIEVLTDMSRPVELSDRETLLNSATTSLNSKVVSQYSSLLSPMSVNAVMKVIDPATATSVDLRDIKIVKKLGGTIDDCELVEGLVLTQKVANSGINRVEKAKIGLIQFCLSAPKTDMDNQIVVSDYAQMDRVLREERAYILNLVKQIKKTGCNVLLIQKSILRDALSDLALHFLNKMKIMVIKDIEREDIEFICKTIGTKPVAHIDQFTADMLGSAELAEEINLNGSGKLLKITGCASPGKTVTIVVRGSNKLVIEEAERSIHDALCVVRCLVKKRALIAGGGAPEIELALRLTEYSRTLSGMESYCVRAFADAMEVIPSTLAENAGLNPISTVTELRNRHAQGEKTTGINVRKGGISNILEEMVVQPLLVSVSALTLATETVRSILKIDDVVNTR